The nucleotide sequence CGATGTGTTCGTTCTTGACATGGGCGAGCCCGTGAAGATCATGGATCTGGCTGAACGCATGATCCATTTGAGTGGCCTGGAAGTGAAGAGCAAGGCTGCCCCCGACGGTATTGAAATACAACATGTAGGTCTGCGCCCCGGAGAGAAGCTCTATGAAGAGCTATTGATTGGGGGCAATGTAGAAGGGACTGAGCATCCTCTCATCATGCGTGCAGAAGAGTCGGAAATACCTTGGCAGGATTTGAAAAAAATCTTGGAGGAAATGGATCTGGCGTGCAATAACTTCAATTTCGAGACGCTACGCAATCTGCTGCTGCAGGCTGTGCACGAATATGTGCCGCAATGTGGTATCGAAGACCTGATCTGGACGGAACAGCAGCGTCAGCAGTCCGAACCGCTAGATAAGCTGCCATCGCTCAAGGAGTCCAATTTTTTGACATGAAACGAGCAACTCACTGAAGACTGCTTTGACTAGCAGTGGAGCGGGATATGTATAGGCAACGAGACAGGAAAGCCAAGAAATTATAGAAAATGCCTATTTACATTCCCGCATTACTCCCTATGATATTTTGTGAAACAATCTGCTCTCCATGCCTCGAAAAAAACAACATCGTTTTTCATCCAGATTGCTCGGAAAAATCGTTGCTTCAGTGTTTGCACTCAATAGAAATCAATCTATTCAGCAAAAATAGAATTACAGAACACATATTATTCAGGCAAGGCATATTGCGAAAGGTCATATCCACCCTGCATCTTCCGGCGGAACTGAACAATATAACGGCCTGTTCCTTTGAAACATCCTTACCTGCCTTAAAAAAATTGCAAGCCGAAATTAGAAAGCGAAATGATGGAAAAATATGACGAATTGAATAACGCGGAATTTTACGTTGAAGATGATGACTTCAATTTGACAAATTTCCTTGCAGTCCTATGGCAATCGCGTGGCGTGATCATCGCGGGAACTGCATTGGTGACGCTGCTCGGCACTTCCAGCGCTTTGTTTCTCGGGAAATACCAAAGCGAGGGCTTTTTACAATTCGGCGGCGCCATTCCTGAGAAAAAAATAGATAAGGACGCGAAGGAAGTAAAAGAACCGCCGCCTGGCATTGCCTTGGCTGACTACAAGCGTTATTCCTCGGCATTAAACACCAGCGAACGTTTTTACGAATTTGTCAGGCAAAACAATATAGAAAACGACCCTGCCGTCATCGCTTTGACCCAGACATTTAGCTCGCGCGGCGGAATTACCAAAGTCATCGAACCAATATTTCCATTCACCAAGCTTGATGCGAAAGAATTGATGGCTAGCACCAAGGATGCCGAAAACAATGTCATCGCGGTGTCCATCAACTACGCGGCCAATACGCCGGAAAGCGCACAACAAGGGGTGAGTTTGCTTGGGCGATATACAGTCGACACTATTGTCTACATGATTTATACGGATATTTTACGCTTCAAGAATTCCGAAATTTCCGTTGCCATTACCAAGTTGGATAATAAAATCATTGAAAACAAGGAAAAAATCGATTCGTATGAACGCAAGGGCAACAAGCTGAAGCAAATCGTTACACGCTATCCGGACGCTGCCAGCCAGGCCTCCCGCCAGCTGGTATCAATCACCGAAGATACAGCGCGCTACCTCTCTCCGCTAAGCCAGCTGATGACTAGCGAAGTCGAGATTACTGAAGCGAATGAAGCCATTTACAAGGCAAAGCGGGAACAAAAGCAGTACAAGATACTCGAAGAGTATTATGGCCGCGCAAAAGCATTGGCTGAGAGCACAAAATCTGGCGAGGCCATTCTGCGAGGACTGGAGCCAATCAAGAAAACGGTTTTTAGCAACAAGGATATGGAAGACGAAACGATCAAGGAAGTCTATAACAAGATCAGTGTCGATAATAGTTCCGCCATTAGTCTCTATCTGGAAAAAACACGATTTATTGCCGGTCCCAGCCTGCCCAAGAATCGGACAACCCGTACGTCAATTGCCCTGCTAGGCAGCCTGCTTGCAGGCTTGGGGATCTCTGTCTTTTTCGTGCTTGGCCGTCGTTGGTGGCAGAATAACCGTCAACAACTGCAAGGCTGATTGCGATAGCACACGCGGCGCCGGCTCCGCTAACTGGTTTGCCAGCCTTCGCTTTGGGCTGTCGCCGGCACAGCGCCTGGATTTCCTGCCGCGCGGCGGCCACAGCCAAAACATGGTGCACGGTCGCCCCCCATCAGCAGCAGCATAAAAAAACCCAAAAAGTTCGCATGGAACTTTTTGGGTTTTATTCATAAATGCATGGGCCTTTGCTTTCCGTACAATAACGGGCAACACTCAGCCGCGGCAAAAAGCGTCAACTCTTCAGCAATCCACCCAGCAACGCCGCCACCTTTTGCTTCGGCTTGGCGGCCACAGGCGCCATGCTGGCGGCAGCGGGAGCGGCTGCCTTGGCGGGCTCATACGGCTTCAGGAACCAGGGATCGGCCTTTTCGCGACGAGCGCCAGGACCAAAGGCGGGACGCGTACCGCGCTCGGCGGAGCGGCTGTCGCGGCTCTCGCCAGCATGGCGGCTCTCGGGCGCGCGCGCAGGACGCGCCTCGCTACCTTCGGTCCGGCGCGGCGGGCGGCGCTCGCTGTCGCTGCTGCGGGCGGGAGCCGGATTGAAGCCCGTCAATTCACCACGCTTGATGCTTTGCTTGATGAGTTTTTCAATGTCGGCCAGCAAGCGCTCGTCTTTATCCGAATAGATCGAAATCGCGTCGCCCGAGGCGCCTGCACGGCCCGTACGACCGATGCGGTGCACATAGTCTTCCGCGTTGTACGGCAAGTCGAAGTTGATGACGCAAGGCAAGTCAGAAATATCCAGGCCGCGCGCTGCCACGTCGGTGGCGACCAGCACGTCGATTTCGCCCTTTTTGAACGCTTCCAGCGCCGCCATGCGCTCCTGCTGGCTCTTGTCGCCGTGAATTGCCGTGGCGCTCATGCCTTCCTGCTCCAGCACGCGGGCCAGGCGCGAGGCGCCGATCTTGGTGTTCGAGAATACAATGACCTGCTTCAGGTCGCGCTGGCGCAGCAGATGGGCGACCAGGGCATGCTTCTGATCTTCCGTCACCTTGTAGACCACTTGCGTGACCTTGTCGGCCGTCTGGTTGCTGCGCGCCACTTCGATCGTCAGCGGATCGTTGAGGAAGGTTGCGGCCAGCTTCTTGATTTCTGGC is from Janthinobacterium sp. 61 and encodes:
- a CDS encoding lipopolysaccharide biosynthesis protein; this encodes MMEKYDELNNAEFYVEDDDFNLTNFLAVLWQSRGVIIAGTALVTLLGTSSALFLGKYQSEGFLQFGGAIPEKKIDKDAKEVKEPPPGIALADYKRYSSALNTSERFYEFVRQNNIENDPAVIALTQTFSSRGGITKVIEPIFPFTKLDAKELMASTKDAENNVIAVSINYAANTPESAQQGVSLLGRYTVDTIVYMIYTDILRFKNSEISVAITKLDNKIIENKEKIDSYERKGNKLKQIVTRYPDAASQASRQLVSITEDTARYLSPLSQLMTSEVEITEANEAIYKAKREQKQYKILEEYYGRAKALAESTKSGEAILRGLEPIKKTVFSNKDMEDETIKEVYNKISVDNSSAISLYLEKTRFIAGPSLPKNRTTRTSIALLGSLLAGLGISVFFVLGRRWWQNNRQQLQG
- a CDS encoding DEAD/DEAH box helicase — protein: MSETESTPTPSPANAPEAAPAAVTAAPAPAASVAPTLTFADFGLAPEIQRALTDQGYTHPTPIQEQAIPVVLQGRDVMGAAQTGTGKTAGFSLPIIQLLLAHASSSMSPARHPVRALILTPTRELAVQVAENVKAYAKHTPLRSTVVFGGMDMKPQTVLLRGGVEIVIATPGRLLDHIEQKNISLSQVQMLVMDEADRMLDMGFLPDLQRIINLLPKQRQNLMFSATFSPEIKKLAATFLNDPLTIEVARSNQTADKVTQVVYKVTEDQKHALVAHLLRQRDLKQVIVFSNTKIGASRLARVLEQEGMSATAIHGDKSQQERMAALEAFKKGEIDVLVATDVAARGLDISDLPCVINFDLPYNAEDYVHRIGRTGRAGASGDAISIYSDKDERLLADIEKLIKQSIKRGELTGFNPAPARSSDSERRPPRRTEGSEARPARAPESRHAGESRDSRSAERGTRPAFGPGARREKADPWFLKPYEPAKAAAPAAASMAPVAAKPKQKVAALLGGLLKS